From one Marmota flaviventris isolate mMarFla1 chromosome 1, mMarFla1.hap1, whole genome shotgun sequence genomic stretch:
- the Smim7 gene encoding small integral membrane protein 7, translated as MIGDILLFGTLLMNAGAVLNFKLKKKDTQGFGEESREPSTGDNIREFLLSLRYFRIFIALWNVFMMFCMIVLFGS; from the exons ATGATCGGGGACATCCTGCTGTTTGG GACGCTGCTGATGAACGCTGGGGCCGTGCTCAACTTTAAACT gaaaaagaaggacacGCAGGGCTTTGGGGAGGAGTCGAGAGAGCCCAGTACAG GGGACAACATCCGGGAATTCTTACTGAGCCTCAGATACTTTCGGATCTTCATCGCCCTCTGGAACGTCTTCATGATGTTCTGCATGATTGT ACTCTTTGGCTCTTGA